Below is a genomic region from Gadus macrocephalus chromosome 14, ASM3116895v1.
agggggcggggtctgaggaggggcggggtcagggggcGGGGTCTGAGGAGGGGTGGGGTTAATGGGTCATGGGGGTGGGGTGCATCATGGGCGTGGTCAtggaggtagggggcgggtcatGTCGGTGGGGGGTtcaggaggtgggtgtgggcgGGGTCATGGGGCTGGGGGGCGTGTCCTGGTGGCTGGTGTAAGATAAGTGTTGTGATTGTCGTTGTACCGATGAACGTGTTGGATGAGAAGATGATGAGAATATAAACACAACAGCTTGATGCTGGTGTCCCTTTTGATTTTAGAGCTTCAGTTTGTTGAGCATCAGAAGGTAGTTATGGTAACTGGGCTTCATAGAGTAGCTTCTGTAATGTGTCTTTGTCTATCATCTGTATCTTAGCATGTACTGTTCTACAGATCTACAAAGTTTAAGCCAACGTGAAACCACATTTTGCAGTTGTAATGCTGTTGTAGAAGCTTGTTGCTTTATTCATCCTTCCTGTCTATTAAACTATTCCAAAGCAGCTGTTCTCCAACATCATGACCTGTAATGTCCATAACGTAAGGTCCATCTTACTTTATTTTACCCTAATTTAATCATTAATCCTATACTCCTCCAAGCAGACCATTTTAGCAGAATCCAGTCCATTCATAAGAGTTTTAAATACCTCTGAgttgatgaaaataaataaataaatgcataagtaaataaataaatacatatatacaaattatctataaatgcatatatataaagtccaaaatatatataaatacaaataattaaaTAGGCAAgtaacttaataataataaataaatagataataaataaatgaggtgCTGGCTAGTGGGTCCTCTGAATCGTGCGTCCTTGGCTCGGTGTGTAGTCATGGTAACCTGACCAAACTAGGTGGCTGCTTCACCAACTCTTAGTGATAAAAACTTTCTTTCATGCCTCCTTTCTTACCTCTTCCCTCTTTTCTttactccctctgtctcccttcgcatctctctctttctctttctctctctctttccctctctctctccctctctctcacatacacacgcctAGGACAGGACTGGCATCATGATCCTAAATGCCAGCATCCTAGTGAAACCTTTTGTCCTCAGCATTAGACCTGACACTACTGTTGGCCGGGACATTTTCTCCTCAAGTGTCTgctaggagagagagggtcCAGCGAGTTGAACAAACACACCTCACCTTCACAATCCACAAGGATTTAGGAGGTAACACTGATCCTTAGGGGGTCACAGAATAGAGGACAACGTGTATAAACAACAATATAGATGCATACTTTATTTTTCATTTCAATTGTTAATTTCAATTTCAATTGTAAAACtacaacacacaaaataaatgagaCACAATTGCCTCAGCAATCATAACCAGACATGCGTCCGTGATTCTTTTGTTTCAACAGATGTGATCGGGCTTCTTCAGGGAAAATACAATTAAACTCGAAATTATAATTTAAGAGCAAAGCGGAGATTAGTAtcgctagatagatagatataaatatTGATAGAAAGGAAGATGGATAGATTTTTAGATCGATGGAAAGATAGATAGGTAGATCGACAGAAAGATAGATCGATAAAGAGCTAAAAAAAGCAAACCTGCCCTTACCAGGAATACCAAATGTTAATTCATGAAAATATGAATCCATATTAAATAGGTCATATAAAAACCTTGTTTGTGGTGATATTGCTGTTAGCCCTAGACTCCTCCGTGGGCATCTCGCCTCTGGCTCCAATGTGAAGTGTTCTCAGTCAGATCAAGCAGTAATGCAATTCAagaacactcaaacactcactTAAAGCTAACTCATGAATCATACCTTGCATAGACACATCACCTGACATCATGcacaagagagaggagagtccACCCTGACCATCTCAAGGACTGCCTGATCTGgtcagagcagcttctcctcgtGGGTAAAGATTGAATATGGCACAACGTACTCGCTAAACAGCTGGTCCTTCAGTCCTACGTCTAGTGGGGGACATAGGACActtacaaaacaaacacagaggtGACATTCTtccaataaaatgtaaatattacattttgtgtAAAGTATAAATGTACATAATTTATAAATAACCATGCTAATAGAGGAAAGTCTATCGACGCATACATTGTGATAGTTTCAAAAAGACCCCATGCTACCCTgaaaccgaccaatcacagcgctcCTCCCCCAGGCCCCTATATCCCCTTGTTTTAGAAGAACTAGCCAACGGCGCGCCGGCTGCGTTCCACAGGAGGTACTGGAGGGCCGGCTCCATGCCAACAGACAGGATGGAACATCACACTCGGCCTCTCACAACGAGGACAGACACAGCGTCCGGGCAGAGATGGAGCTTGAGGGTTGattgtgtacacacatacacgtacatgcacacgcatacacacacattaacccatagacacccacacacagacacaaacacacccatgcaaACAGAAatcgcacacaaacaaaggcactcacacacacaaacagaattcCATCTgcacccccacatacacacctccATGTGTCCGGCTGTTACACACTAGTGTGAGCAACACGGTCCAGGCCAGCAGTAACACTCTGTCAGTCATTGCTTATATCTTTTACCGATGCTTGAATATCATCCATATTATGTATTGTAAATCCCTGTTTGTCCATATTCATATTTCATTTTTGTTCGGCGCGCGGCCTCTTGGCCCGTTATGCAAATGAGTTTTAGATGGCACACAgcgacggacacacacacacggggagaGACCCACAGGGGGGGGCTCCTACGGGGTCCGTTGCCCCCCCCCAGACTTACTTCATGCCCCCACTACGGCgctttgggagggggggagggcagggtgTGGCCGCGACAGAGGGTGGTGGGCACGCCCtggttcatcacacacacagactgcttCTCCCGTTTGGTCCGCCCCCGCCGCTTAGagcctgggggaggagaggaggagaggaggagaggaggagaggaggagaggtggagaggagaagggaggcggggaggacaggaggagaggggaagagaggacggggggaagagaggaggagaggagggcgagaggaggagaggagatggggagagggggaggaggagagggggagaagaggagaggaggggaggagagggggagaggaggggaggagagggggagaggaggagaggaggagaggatgcggggagaggggaggagaggatgcggggagaggggaggagaggaggggaggagaggaggagaggagaggaggagaggatgaggagggagggggaggaggagagggggagggggggaggagaggaggggaggagaggaggggaggagagggggagaggaggagaggaggagaggatgcggggagaggggaggagaggaggggaggagaggaggagaggaagagaggatgaggggagagggggaggaggagagggggagagagggggaggagaggaggagaggaggggaggagaggaggggaggagaggaggagaggaggggaggagaggaggagagggggaggaggagaggggagagggggagagggggagaggagaagaggggagagaaggagaggaggagaggagaggtcagCCCTCAGCGAGAGATGGGACCTGAGCCACAACACGCTGGGTATATGATGATATATGATCTGACTGATCTTACTTCATGGTCAAACAGAACTAGAGTTACAAATAGTAAACATATAGTACACAACATAGTATCTCTGACCGAGATAAAGCATGGAGCTGAGGTtggcatgtgaatgtgtgtgagggtgtttgaGTGTCCTCTGAAACGTGTCCAATGTGCAGAACTACAGATGTTGCTCCTGATTGTTCTCCGCCTCCATCTCAGGTTGTTGTGGGGGAACTTCTACCGTATATCAAGCCTGCGAACGTGAAGGTGTCTGACAGAGGTCCTACGGGTTGGGGGGTGaggtgtgggggtggaggtggtggcgagTGCCAAACATCTTACGGAGAATGCTCTGGCAAAGCATGCATGAACCTGTGTTTCCCTCGGTGGAATGAGTCAGtaaatatcatcatcatcatcatcatcatcatcatcatcggccCATGCTGCAGATGCATTCCGCCATGCAGCCCTGGTCGGTCGCCGGGATCCTGCTACGACCTTTCACCTCAGagccaaaggtcaaaggtcatctcACAGGTTGCTAAGAAACAAAGAAGCTcaacagagggagaaggaggggcatTCAAGTTGCATGATTCTTTCGTTAAATTAACAAAAAGAAGCAGAAATCCTACTTTCGTACGAACAGTTTATTTCATGCATATTTTAGGACGGTCTTTGGtcttatttgttttctttcagttcCACGTTGCATATCAATGTGCATGTGTTGGATTTCCAATACTGTGAGAGCTTCAGATCTTTAGCTTTTCAGTTCAGAGCACATCGTGGTGGCTCTTTGCGTTATGAGGTGCTCGTGGTTTGTGAATATCTTTgggtaaaaaaaattataattacaaaaatacaaagattatacaaaatatatattgtataatcaTTTACATTGACATTGGAAGCATGGATAAAAGTGATAccataaataaatgataaataaataagaaaatctGTGAATCAATTAAACAATATTGGTTCATCTTCATACCATGGCAGTAACAACAATGTTATTGTCTCatgaaaaactaaaacaaacaagAGAGACTAAATTAAAAGACATTGCACTAATTGTCCAACGCATGATTGCTGATCAAAATGACAATGTATAAAaccaaataattaaattaaagtaaaCAAAGATCGAatcaaacaacaaacaataaaaatattaaattcATTCAATATTCAATATTGATCTTTAACACCATATCATCAGATAGCTACATGGATTGTGTGCAAAGAAGGAGGATTCACATAGAGAAAAGCAATGGTCGTACCGATCGTAACAGCATTAGTGCCATGGTGAAGGGGACAACATAAGCTAGATACCAGCAGAACCCGCGCCTGCGGCTGCGAAGTAACACACTCAACACTAACACTGAAACCAGTTCAGCGCTCCCTCATAGACCTTCTGAATGGGAGCTCCACCTTCCAACCTCTGACCCGTCTTCCTCCTGTACTGACTCGACGGAGCCTGCTCACACGGTCGTGTTCTCAAGAGACATTCACAGAACATCTGGACCGGAGGAACCATCAAGGAACCCTAAACACCCTGTTGTTGACGCTCCAATGTGGGAGGAGTCTATGGAGGAGGGCGGGCTGCGTCTATCCTCGCTTCAGGTAcgagagagcaggagaaggacTTGGCCCAGTCGTGACTTCAGGTCACACGCAGAACTTCAGTCGGTATGTATTTAAATCAGACAGCGTCGAAATCCCAAGCATCTGGGAAAGGGTGGGGACAGAGATCACGGCTGCATCAACCACGCCCGTCACATTCTcaggataggagaggagagatggagagagagagagagagagagagagagagagagagagagagagagagagagagagagagagagagagagagagagagacagggagctgGTAAGTGCGAAGAATTGAAGGACAACAGAGTGAAGAGACAAAGAGCAAGGAAGAGAAAGACGGACAAAGGCGCCCAGACTTGAGAGCTTCCCTCTATTGGAGAATGACTTCTCACACAAAGAGAACATGTCCTTGTCCTGGTTTGATGGGGTCAGGGGGAAACTCTGACACTAACACATACTTACAAATGAGTCCCAagaaaagacccccccccccccccccccccggccattAAAGGGGTGCAGGGCTATTGTTCAGAGGGGAAGGTTCAAGGGGCGGAGCTCTGAGAAGGAAACCGCAGAGCAGGAGAAACCAAGGACGGACAGACGGGccggacagacggagagacagagagagagagagagacagagagacagacgggtcggacagatggagggacagacagagagacagagagagacagacagagagagggagacagacgggCTAGCGGGACACGGCTCGGGGGACAAAGCAAGACAGAAGTGACGACAACATAGCGTCACGCGACTCGTCCCAGAGATAACTCGGCCCCAACAGACAGAAAACGCTGAGGCAACAACAAAAGCGCTGAAAGAGCTTTAGGGAGACTTCCCAAGCAGAAACAGGAAGTACCAATGTGCCAGACAGGAAGTGGTGAAGGTGAAGCTGCGGGGGGGTCAGCGCTCTAAAAGGACAGCAGAGTCCATGAATGAGGAACTTGTAGACATTCCAGCCAACAGAATCCTGACGGCGTCCATGTGGTTTAACAACAGGAACACAAACAGAAGTAATCGTGTGGTTTTACTGGAGTCAAAGTTTCGGAGTATTTAAGTTGTAGGTTGCAATTGTTATCCCACttgtcatgtttatttttttcccacaaTGCATCGTGAATGCACTGACTTGCTTGTGgaaccaccagtgtgtagcaccatTTGTGGTATTTCACCCTTAGAATCTAGATGATGCTGTGTCTGAAGTTTGGTCAAATATTTGACCATCTTGCACTGGGCTGGTCTATTGGCAGCTGGAGAAGGCTCAGAGGAGGCTCGGAGGAGGCCTACAAGAGGcctttctctccatccatctttgTCTCCGATATCTTTATAGCACATTTctgtctgagagtgtgtgtgtgtgtgtgtgtgtgtgtgtgtatgtgtgtgtgtgtgtgtgtgtgtgtgtgtgtgtgtgtgtgtgtgtgtgtgtgtgtgtgtgtgtgtgtgtgtgtgtgtgtgtgtgtgtgtgtgtgtgtttgctatgTGGCTGATGAGGTGTTAGTActagaaatgaaatgaaatgcaaTATGCAAGCAGCAGGTAAGACAATCAGCTCGTTTTAAATGTCTGCATTGCACGGCGTCGATAGCACCACAGGGACTTCTGGTGGGTCTCACTGTACCGGCCCTGAGAGGGAACGGCAAGGCAAAGGTGGAAAGcccaggagcccccccccccccccccccccccccccccaaaccaatTAACTGGGCCTTCAGCCTCGACCCCTCTGAATCCACTGACTCACATCACCCAGGGGAACAGTGAATGAGTGAAATCTGCTGTCTGTAGATAATAAAACGGAAGGCCCCCTGATCCTAGGTCAGAGCCGAGCTCAGGGTCGCTCGGTCCACCAGGGCTGCAGGTGCTACATCGGTCCTGCAGGGGAGACCCTTCCTAGCTGGGGGGCTGAAGGCTTCCCTGGAGAAGCGACCCGGGCTATCCTGGCTTAGCCTCCCAGTACGCTATGCTAACGCTAACTCTTcttcagagagaggggagatgtgAGGCTTATTGTTGCCTTAATCTGATTGGTTAACACATAAAAAGCAAAGCTGAATGTGAACAGCTAGGATCCGGAGTACAGAAGCACTTCAGAGCTTCCGATTGGGTTAGCTGCCCTGAGACTTCTCTTGGGTCAGTTGACACCGTCTAGACTGCTAGAGGTCACCTGCGACCGTCTGATTGGTCGACCAGCATCACATGAAGGACTTGGCTTGGACCAACCAGACGATCTGCAGCAGAGGATAGCAGCTGGGAGGGGCCTAGGAGCTCAAGACCCTCTGAGCCTAGACCCAGGACCACAGccccgggggagaggggggagggagtgagggggagagggggaggaggacatgGAGAGGAACAGAAAGACCACGGGCCGACGGGAGTGAGGGGAAAATAACAACCACTAAGAaacaacagaaagaaggcaaagtTAGGCTGCCTGTCTGTAGACAACCAGTGATGGAGAGGGGGGCACGGGGGCTAGGGGGGAGTttggggggaggaaggagtcAGTGGAGGTGATGGAAACTAGAGTGACAGGAATAGAGATTATAAAATGCATTGGAAATAAAACCGATGAATAAGACGGTGAGTAAAGGCCTTAAACTAAACAAGTGTCAAAAAAAGATCAACTGGATTCAATCTGCGTTTTAAATCCTAAAATTAATTGCTGATATGTGAACAGCATCTCCCTGAGAGCTGACCACTGCCTGTGGTCAGTCTGCCtatctgtcggtctgtctgtctgtctgtctgtctgtctgtctgtctgtctgtctgtctgtctgtctgtctgtctgtctgtctgtctgtctgcctgcctgtctgtctgcctgcctgcctgcctgcctgcctgcctgcctgcctgcctgtctgtctgtctgtctgtctgtctgtctgcctgcctgcctgcccgcccgcccgcccgcccgcccgcccgcccgtcagtccgtccgtccgtccgtccgtccgtctgtctgtctgtctgtctgtctgtctgtctgtctgtctgcctgtacgTAACTAAGAACTGTcctgctcttctcctcctggTGTCCAGCCTTCAAGATGAATGAAAACAGGTGGTTTAGTCACAAAGACATGAGGCCTAACGGAGTGGACCTGAACCCTGGCCGGGTCCAGGCCGGGTCCAGGCCGGGTCCAGGCCCGGTCAGACGAGGTCAGACCGGATGCAGACCGTGTCGGGACCGGGTCCATCCTAACTTCCCTCACGAATGATAGCTAGCCTCCGTCTGACGGGTTAAGCAGAGCGAGCGGCGGCCTGTGTGCGGGGGCCTCGTGCACGCGGGGGTCTACCTCTCTTTGCCCTGCCCCCAGAGGAGGCGGGACTAGCCGGTAGCAGCAGGAAGCAGGGGTGGTCGGCGTGTTCCTGGGCGGGGCTGAAGACGGCGCCCTCCTCCGTGGACATGGCCTGGTCGATGTCGGGGCAGTCCTCGTGGGCCAGGGCCGCCTTCGACGTCTCCCCGTTCAGCTTCAGGTACGGAGTGGGGACCACTGGAGAGGGGTCACACCGAcagaggggtcaagggtcacacCGACAGAGGGGGCGCATCGACAGAGGGGTCACGGGTCACAACAACAGAGGGGTCACACCGACAGAGGGGTCACACCGACGGAGGGGGCACATCGAcagaggggtcaagggtcacacCGACAGAGGGGTGACACCGACAGAGGGGTCACACTGACAGAGGGGTCACACTGACAGAGGGGTCACGGGTCACAACAACAGAGGGGCACACCGACAGAGGGGTCACGGGTCACAACAACAGAGGGGTCACACCGACAGAGGGGGCACATCGAcagaggggtcaagggtcacacCGACAGAGGGGTCACACCGACAGAGGGGTCACACCGACAGAGGGGGCGCATCGAcagaggggtcaagggtcacacCGACAGAGGGGTCACACCGACAGAGGGGTCACACTGACAGAGGGGTCACACTGAcagaggggtcaagggtcacagCGACAGAGGGGTCACACTGACAGAGGGGTCACACTAACAGAGGGGTCACGGGTCACAACAACAGAGGGGTCACACCGACAGAGGGGTCACGGGTCACAACAACAGAGGGGTCACACCGACAGAGGGGGCACATCGAcagaggggtcaagggtcacacCGACAGAGGGGTCACACCGACAGAGGGGTCACACTGAcagaggggtcaagggtcacagCGACAGAGGGGTCACACTGACAGAGGGGTCACACTGACAGAGGGGTCACAGCGACAGAGGGGTCACAGCGACAGAGGGGTCACACTGACAGAGGGGTCACACTGACAGAGGGGTCACACCGACAGAGGGGTCACACCGACAGAGGGGTCACACCGACAGAGGGGTCACACCGACAGAGGGGTCACACCGACAGAGGGGTCACACCGACAGAGGGGTCACACCGACGGAGGGGTCTGGCCAGGAGATCACTTTCACATTGTTCTTAGATTACCATCACAATATGACACATGCATATTACTATAATATATCTTGGATATTTTTAGCCTAAAATATGGATCTGTGTTTCTTTAAGAGAGACGGGGAGCTGAGCAGTGGTGAGCAGTACCATGCATATTGTAAATCCCTGAgacagccctgtgtgtgtgtgtgtgtgtgtgtgtgtgtgtgtgtgtgtgtgtgtgtgtgtgtgtgtgtgtgtgtgtgtgtgtgtgtgtgtgtgtgtgtgtgtgtgtgtgtgtgtgtgtgtgtgcgaatatTAGTGTaggcatgtgtgcatgtacacTACACACATGTAATTCCCCTGCACATTCCCTGTGCTGGTGAAATCTATGGGGAGCACTCGGTTAATGGTCGTTACACAACCAGCGTCACGTTCTCCGGCTCCCTGCAGCCTGCAGTCTGTTTGGGCTGAAGGTACAGGAACCACAACGCTAGTTCATAGACCACTGCAGCTGCGTGCTACGGGCTACGCGCAACGTGCTACGCGCTAAGTGCTACGCGCTACGTGCGGCTGCCAGTGCCGCAGGATGATAAATAACAAATGGTGGCACGGCGGGACCACCCCCTGAGGTGACCGTCCGTTACCGCGGCGACAGAGGACCAAAGCGCCGGTTGTTTCACCGCCAGAACAGCCTGCTGCCGCACCTTGGCCGGTCAGGATTCTGCCCTGTGTTGCTAAGACACCGTAGCCATGACAACAGGAGGCACAGGAGTGAGGATGATAAAACCAGCGCGGGCACAATGCCTCGGTGCCACCATTGAAGGAGACCTGGTTTCAGTGCAAACACACCAGGGACGCCCACCATGTACACACATCCAATGAACTGactattcatgtgttcatcacaTCTCCGTCCAGAGACCCACCTGGCGTGGGGATGTCGGGGGGGTCCGCCTCCAGGGGCCCGGCCAGCTCGCTGCGCAGGCTGCCGTGGGGCGAGGTCCGGCCCGAGTGGCAGTAGTCGGGGGAGCCGGGCTGGAGGGCCCGCGGGATGTGTTTGTTCTTCCTCTTGGGCAGCTTCTGCTTGGCCATGGCCAGCGAGTAGTACATCCCGAAGTTGTTGACGATGACGGGCACGGGCATGGCGATGGTGAGCACCCCGGCCAGCGCGCACAGAGCCCCCACCAGCATGCCCGACCAGGTCTGGGGGTACATGTCCCCGTAGCCCAGCGTGGTCATGGTGACCACTGCCCACCAGAAGCCGATGGGGATGTTCTTGAAGTGTGATTCGGGGGCGTCGGGGTCATTGGGGTCGGTGCCCAGGCGCTCGGCGTAGTAGATCATGGTGGCGAAGATCAGCACGCCCAGCGCCATGAAGATGATGAGCAGCAGGAACTCGTTGGTGCTGGCGTGCAGTGTGTGGCCGAGCACGCGCAGCCCCACAAAGTGGCGCGTTAGCTTGAAGATGCGCAGGATGCGGACGAAGCGCACCACACGCAGGAAGCTCAGCACGTCCTTGGCGGCCTTGGAGGACAGGCCGCTCAGGGCCAGCTCCAGGTAGAAGGGCAGGATGGCCACGAAGTCGATGATGTTCAGCGTGTTCCGGATGAAGTCCAGCTTGCTGGGGCAGAAGAGGACTCGCATCAGGAACTCGAAGGTGAACCAGAGCACGCACACGCCCTCGATGTAGGTGAGGTACACCACCGTCTCCGGCTCCAGGGAGGTCCGCGTCACGTTGTCCACCGGGTCCACAGTGGTGACGTTGCGGACGGGGTTGAAGGCCTCGTGGGTTTCCAGGCAGAAGGTGGTGATGGAGATCAGGAtgaagaacagagaggagagggcaaccctctggaggaggaggaggaggaggagagggaggagagggaggagagggaggaggaggaggagagggcggagagggaggagagggaggaggaggggaggagagggaggagagggaggagagggaggaggaggagagggaggaggaggagagggaggatgaggagaggaggaggggaggagagggaggagtatgggaggaggagaacaaggagaatgagagggaggaggaagaggaggaggaggaggaaggggaggaggaggaggggggagagggaggaggagagggaggatgaggagaggaggaggggaggagagggaggagtatgggaggaggtgaacaaggagaatgagagggaggaggaagaggaggaggaaggggaggagggggagagggaggaggagagggaggatgacgagaggaggaggggaggagagggaggagtatGGGAGGAGGTGAACAAGGagaatgagggggaggaggaagagcaggaggaggaggaggaggagacggaggagaaaggggaggaggaggagggggggagtatGGGGTGAGGTAGGGAAGAGATAGGTAGTTAAATGTTGATCATGGTTGTTATGAgaaaacatgcacatacacatgttAATATATATGCGGTATGTgaaccaaacgcacacacacacacacacacacacacacacacacacacacacacacacacacacacacacacacacacacacacacacacacacacacacacactcacacacaccgtctCCTTGTTATTCTATCCATCACGTCCACGTAGGTCTCATAAATATGCACATTGTGCACAAAGCTGTGGTTTTCTCCACTGGATGTCTTCAGCTCCCCTTcaatatgtaaatgtaaagaCTAGTGCTTCACAAAAGATAACATTAGTTAAAGTTCATAGCTATCACATTATAGATATACATTTGAACAGGACGTTAGCTGAGCCAGATGAGTGAAGCTCTGTGAGGCTACGCTACCTCTGGCTGCTCTGTAGCCACCGAGGAGCTTTCCTCCAGGGACGTGTTTCACAACATCCTTTAATCAATGTGGGCTGGACCGGGCCTACCATCCTctcagcccacacacacacacacacacacacacacacacacacacacacacacacacacacacacacacacacacacacacacacacacacacacacacacacacacacacacacacacacacacacacacacacacacacacacacacacacatgctggatCAGGTCGTACCATCCTCTcagcccccacaaacacacacacacacacacacacacacacacacacacacacacacacacacacacacacacacacacacacacacacacacacacacacacacacatgctggatCAGGTCGTACCATCCTCTcagcccccacaaacacacacacacacacacacacacacac
It encodes:
- the LOC132472340 gene encoding potassium voltage-gated channel subfamily C member 1-like, with protein sequence MAPHGYENAKERVVINVGGFCHQTYRNTLRTLPGTRLALLAEPDAPEHFDYDAESREFFFDRHPGVFAHILNYYRTGRLHCPADVCGPLYEDELAFWGIDETDVEPCCWMTYRQHREAEEALDSFGGGPGPEDEEGDGAPEGGEDDLEKAKRLALGGSPAGKGETWGHWQKRMWALFEDPYSSKYAKRVALSSLFFILISITTFCLETHEAFNPVRNVTTVDPVDNVTRTSLEPETVVYLTYIEGVCVLWFTFEFLMRVLFCPSKLDFIRNTLNIIDFVAILPFYLELALSGLSSKAAKDVLSFLRVVRFVRILRIFKLTRHFVGLRVLGHTLHASTNEFLLLIIFMALGVLIFATMIYYAERLGTDPNDPDAPESHFKNIPIGFWWAVVTMTTLGYGDMYPQTWSGMLVGALCALAGVLTIAMPVPVIVNNFGMYYSLAMAKQKLPKRKNKHIPRALQPGSPDYCHSGRTSPHGSLRSELAGPLEADPPDIPTPVVPTPYLKLNGETSKAALAHEDCPDIDQAMSTEEGAVFSPAQEHADHPCFLLLPASPASSGGRAKRGSKRRGRTKREKQSVCVMNQGVPTTLCRGHTLPSPPPKAP